A genomic stretch from Halobaculum rubrum includes:
- a CDS encoding helix-hairpin-helix domain-containing protein — MTDAASRFGSFDALRERIHDINYWWSSSEATYRPNRPGSIDIEQDWAFYKSDFFGTLDKLTWADGWRDGDDTRLFAITGPENTGKTTLLSQSIKLFVDEEFRELLWTLPDADDQNLPFTDVSQLRAAWAIDKYHHTTKAGDNEYAKLVQQLPELGPDRVLYLPLDADPAFQLRPERQIKEVVDYFSDEILDGDPDETRHYVFIDDIHTLASDPDESGWGELISELLDETPARKIVVTGVAEETVERELYDPERDQMRLPPQQYDIETVIPPKFRDYLQRRFPIFEGADPDRRIDIDYGAQLRGDSIEDVHDPDTYRLSGSDLRRSFQGAITEDDPERIVAALTRYEEQLSEIDDWVGTGDTNSPREWITTALEEYLLLGGYLSLRIEDDVFDRPDREIRAYLRNSAQSSDSSGFSSVATDVLDETLGTIHEQAPAFDSIRPHRTRDLGRLYSWAAHTMETEPFEYDELLGDSGTDDWILDVDRRTLRNKYFDTLEQMVLLTFSDGYGNKKPRELRVALRDVGLANALCWRDLDDITMADAELRSRLEYMVAFDHIMRLSYNFNHRHDPNAGVVNYWKGDDQFVEFIPKVAGAPIPIGLDTTGEELDQKVAAVGEFLDRQSSSPDAELHDFVRYEPTVGEPPTGPAGSADELLNWFDESVEVALREAGVDRLEDLWSQSAEEISNADGIDSQTATEIVDAVELYDMLGDVRGIGSSKREALWNPSTDGDDPNLTPAGVFEESETHWTVGTLAAADPDHLAQIPGFTETTAARVVEAAETYLRREEEESEYERRLDTVLNGDEGYWDGIAPLEAADDRGYLGRYERYEWGGSDDSESSRGSRPVHHRIHDGEAPFGIVLSKGDKIEQFQSPEDEKLIVSVPLWLFLSVS, encoded by the coding sequence ATGACCGACGCTGCCTCCCGATTCGGGTCGTTCGATGCGCTCCGGGAGCGGATACACGATATCAACTACTGGTGGTCGAGTTCGGAGGCAACCTACCGTCCGAACCGACCCGGGAGTATCGATATCGAACAGGACTGGGCGTTCTACAAGTCCGACTTCTTCGGCACCCTGGACAAGCTCACGTGGGCGGACGGCTGGCGAGACGGCGACGACACGAGATTGTTCGCCATCACCGGTCCCGAGAATACGGGAAAAACGACGCTGTTGTCACAGTCGATCAAGTTGTTCGTCGACGAGGAGTTTCGGGAACTCCTCTGGACATTACCCGACGCTGACGACCAAAATCTACCCTTTACAGACGTCTCTCAACTCCGGGCCGCGTGGGCCATCGACAAGTATCACCACACTACCAAAGCGGGCGATAACGAGTACGCAAAGCTCGTTCAACAGTTGCCTGAACTCGGTCCAGACCGAGTATTGTATCTCCCGTTAGACGCGGACCCAGCCTTCCAATTGCGGCCCGAGCGGCAGATCAAGGAGGTCGTCGACTACTTTAGCGATGAAATTCTCGATGGAGACCCAGATGAGACTCGCCATTACGTCTTTATCGACGACATCCACACTCTCGCCAGCGACCCAGATGAGTCTGGGTGGGGTGAGTTGATTTCTGAATTACTCGACGAAACGCCAGCACGGAAAATCGTCGTTACCGGTGTCGCTGAGGAAACTGTCGAACGGGAACTCTACGATCCGGAGCGGGATCAAATGCGTCTCCCGCCCCAACAGTACGATATTGAGACGGTTATTCCGCCGAAGTTCCGAGACTACCTCCAGCGAAGGTTCCCGATTTTCGAAGGTGCCGATCCTGACCGGCGTATCGATATCGATTACGGCGCTCAGCTACGCGGTGACTCAATCGAAGACGTTCACGACCCCGATACGTATCGACTCAGTGGGTCTGACCTAAGGCGGAGCTTCCAAGGTGCGATTACCGAAGACGACCCAGAGCGGATAGTGGCGGCACTCACTCGCTACGAGGAGCAACTTTCGGAGATCGACGATTGGGTCGGAACGGGCGATACAAACTCCCCGCGTGAATGGATTACCACCGCGCTCGAGGAGTATTTGCTACTCGGTGGGTATCTCTCATTACGAATTGAAGACGACGTATTCGACCGCCCCGATCGTGAGATCCGCGCATATCTCCGCAACTCGGCTCAGTCCTCCGATTCCTCCGGTTTCTCCAGCGTCGCTACCGATGTCCTCGACGAGACACTCGGCACGATCCACGAACAAGCGCCGGCGTTCGATTCGATCCGGCCACATCGGACACGGGATCTTGGTCGCCTCTACTCATGGGCAGCCCACACAATGGAGACAGAACCGTTCGAATACGACGAACTACTCGGTGACAGTGGGACCGACGATTGGATTCTCGATGTCGACCGGCGCACACTCCGGAACAAGTACTTCGATACGCTCGAACAGATGGTCCTCCTCACGTTCAGCGACGGATACGGTAACAAGAAACCGCGTGAGCTGCGTGTTGCCCTTCGAGACGTTGGCCTCGCAAATGCACTCTGTTGGCGGGACTTAGATGATATCACTATGGCTGACGCTGAACTTCGTTCTCGCCTCGAGTACATGGTCGCGTTCGACCATATCATGCGGCTCAGCTACAATTTCAACCACCGACACGACCCAAACGCTGGGGTCGTCAACTATTGGAAAGGCGACGATCAGTTCGTCGAGTTCATCCCGAAAGTCGCGGGCGCCCCCATCCCGATAGGCCTGGATACGACTGGAGAAGAACTCGATCAAAAGGTCGCGGCCGTCGGCGAATTCCTCGATCGACAGAGCAGCTCTCCCGACGCGGAACTCCACGATTTCGTTCGGTACGAACCAACGGTTGGAGAACCACCGACGGGGCCAGCTGGCAGCGCAGACGAGCTATTAAATTGGTTTGACGAATCTGTCGAAGTTGCACTTCGAGAAGCCGGCGTCGACCGGTTAGAGGACCTGTGGAGTCAGTCCGCCGAAGAAATCTCTAACGCGGATGGGATCGATTCTCAGACTGCTACCGAAATCGTCGACGCCGTCGAGCTATACGATATGTTGGGCGACGTTCGCGGTATCGGCTCCTCCAAACGAGAGGCACTCTGGAATCCGTCGACAGACGGAGACGATCCAAACCTGACGCCAGCTGGCGTTTTTGAAGAATCCGAGACTCATTGGACGGTTGGAACACTTGCTGCAGCAGATCCCGATCATCTCGCTCAAATTCCTGGTTTCACAGAGACGACCGCAGCCCGTGTCGTTGAGGCAGCAGAGACGTACCTTCGTCGGGAGGAGGAAGAAAGCGAGTACGAACGCCGTCTTGATACCGTTCTGAACGGCGACGAGGGGTACTGGGATGGAATCGCCCCGCTTGAGGCTGCTGACGATCGCGGCTATCTGGGCCGGTACGAACGGTACGAGTGGGGTGGCTCTGACGATAGTGAGAGTTCCAGAGGATCAAGGCCGGTCCACCACCGAATCCACGACGGTGAAGCACCGTTCGGAATCGTGCTGTCAAAAGGCGATAAGATCGAGCAATTCCAGAGTCCCGAAGATGAGAAATTGATCGTATCGGTTCCGTTATGGCTGTTCCTTTCGGTGTCCTGA
- a CDS encoding AAA domain-containing protein: protein MSLLLENAIGAVDFEEVTLRPVQSIGGAGVLDEPLPLDVVGGYAEHHDVLNADGHGVVLPLHGLDDAELTGEAVRYREHDLRGPMFGGRGADGDVEWVAADGLAASETAARLRFWHPDHVPDQLPSYHVSPVAAVEPARNPLSDTETLVDGLREYVAEERDAAREANRERAEQGPTTQYQRNRSAIPSLDCVAVEDGEHVFRVREAPDIGLHIDDESADRYGFVRDEFDIHEGNEVLINAPEGVSHEEFPVRATVASTRGRDLRLRVAWDAVESRSSVGAILNRPRDGYGLSPLLNPVPFERQTEALDALADTPMAAALAGAEPLTFEDDAKAASEPLDDELNQDQHIAVDHALLADRLFCIHGPPGTGKTRTLVEFVRRSVQAGRDVLVCADSNQAVDNLLVGSSTDDDADEGSLHAYGQHGTDEFTIHRANARRSNNRVVRAHYGDGNSGSADVVATTNSSAGRLAREFDVLVLDEATQATCASACVPLSRAEKVVLAGDHQQLPPYTAAEGPVSSRYGSSLFEHVYADGGVYEGVGVQLRTQYRMHRDVAYLPNRLFYGKSLRNGQAVPELSNHDTIAAHSFGGREERVNHSLRNPTEARFVAILVERLLDDGLDPVQVGVITPYTAQVDLVRDRLADVNDGDGVVVDTIDAFQGSEREAIVISFVRSNEAGDLGFLGRADDGPRRLNVAMTRAKRHCALVGDWNTLRGHRREAPRNDCTDVYQSIYSDLESSGRVTKPDPSLLP from the coding sequence ATGTCCCTCCTGCTGGAGAACGCCATCGGCGCCGTCGATTTCGAGGAGGTCACGCTTCGTCCCGTCCAGTCGATCGGCGGCGCCGGCGTCCTCGACGAGCCGCTCCCGCTGGACGTGGTCGGTGGCTACGCCGAGCATCACGACGTCCTCAACGCCGACGGACACGGCGTCGTGTTGCCGCTCCATGGTCTCGATGATGCCGAGTTGACCGGAGAGGCCGTCCGCTACCGCGAACACGACCTCCGTGGCCCGATGTTCGGCGGCCGCGGCGCCGACGGCGACGTTGAGTGGGTTGCCGCCGATGGACTTGCTGCCTCCGAGACGGCCGCACGCCTCCGCTTTTGGCACCCGGATCACGTCCCCGACCAACTCCCGTCGTATCACGTCTCGCCAGTCGCGGCGGTCGAACCGGCCCGAAACCCGCTTTCAGACACCGAGACCCTCGTCGACGGCCTCCGCGAGTACGTCGCAGAGGAGCGCGACGCCGCACGCGAGGCGAACCGGGAGCGTGCAGAGCAGGGCCCGACCACCCAGTACCAGCGGAACAGGTCTGCCATCCCGTCACTCGACTGTGTCGCCGTCGAGGACGGCGAACACGTGTTCCGTGTCCGAGAGGCCCCAGACATCGGACTACACATCGACGACGAGTCGGCCGACCGCTACGGGTTCGTTCGCGACGAGTTCGACATCCACGAGGGTAACGAAGTGCTGATCAACGCGCCCGAGGGCGTCTCCCACGAGGAATTCCCGGTCCGCGCGACGGTCGCCTCGACGCGCGGCCGAGACCTTCGACTCCGAGTCGCATGGGACGCCGTCGAGTCACGGTCGTCGGTGGGAGCGATCCTGAACCGACCACGTGATGGCTATGGGCTGTCGCCGCTGCTCAACCCGGTCCCGTTCGAACGCCAGACCGAAGCGCTGGATGCGCTCGCGGACACGCCGATGGCAGCTGCGTTGGCGGGAGCGGAGCCGCTCACGTTCGAAGACGACGCCAAGGCCGCCAGCGAGCCACTCGACGACGAACTCAACCAGGACCAGCACATCGCCGTCGACCACGCGCTGTTGGCCGACCGACTGTTCTGTATCCACGGCCCGCCCGGAACTGGCAAGACGCGGACGCTCGTGGAGTTCGTCCGACGGTCCGTCCAGGCGGGCCGAGATGTCCTCGTGTGTGCGGACTCGAACCAGGCCGTCGACAACCTCCTCGTGGGGTCGAGTACAGACGACGACGCCGACGAGGGCTCGCTCCACGCGTACGGGCAACACGGTACCGACGAGTTCACGATCCACAGAGCCAACGCTCGCCGGTCGAATAACCGAGTGGTTCGGGCACACTACGGCGACGGCAACAGCGGGAGCGCCGACGTCGTCGCGACGACGAACAGCAGCGCCGGGCGACTCGCCCGCGAGTTCGACGTCCTCGTCCTCGACGAGGCGACACAGGCGACGTGTGCGTCGGCGTGCGTTCCGCTGTCACGGGCAGAGAAGGTGGTCCTCGCGGGTGATCATCAGCAACTCCCACCGTACACCGCCGCCGAGGGACCGGTTTCCTCCCGGTACGGCTCGTCGCTGTTCGAGCACGTGTACGCCGACGGCGGCGTCTACGAGGGCGTCGGCGTCCAACTGCGGACTCAGTACCGGATGCACCGCGATGTCGCCTACCTCCCCAACCGACTGTTCTACGGCAAGTCGCTGCGCAACGGACAGGCAGTCCCCGAACTCTCGAACCACGACACTATTGCCGCCCACTCGTTCGGCGGCCGCGAGGAGCGCGTGAACCACTCGCTGCGCAATCCAACGGAGGCGCGCTTCGTCGCGATCCTCGTTGAGCGACTCCTCGACGACGGCCTCGACCCGGTCCAGGTCGGTGTAATCACGCCGTACACGGCGCAGGTGGATCTAGTGCGCGACCGACTGGCCGATGTGAACGACGGCGACGGCGTCGTCGTCGACACGATCGACGCGTTCCAGGGGAGCGAGCGCGAGGCGATCGTCATCTCGTTCGTGCGGAGCAACGAAGCGGGCGACCTCGGCTTCCTTGGCCGCGCGGACGACGGGCCGCGTCGACTGAACGTGGCAATGACGCGCGCGAAGCGTCACTGTGCGCTGGTCGGCGACTGGAACACGCTGCGAGGCCACCGGCGTGAGGCTCCGCGAAACGACTGTACGGACGTGTACCAGTCAATCTACTCCGATCTCGAGAGCAGCGGTCGCGTCACGAAGCCCGATCCATCACTACTTCCCTGA
- a CDS encoding vWA domain-containing protein yields MFLHPEREHVRYDLKTGESYRLSDARVCQIADCEEFGECPACGEPLREWHAIDDYPPVRAVLDEFDTGETVYVVDAESRVTTADEDDDPDGDQLVDDWRPWQTTPEPAAYVCTDCGREADPRYHGGDAGEGGELLNMSAPADPSAPVASTNKSMGLATGGATDAGNFRENVREGHVPQPDALTYEGLVHDYRFPARGDTDAEGLFVPTCTQSVSSNPLTGEVERYLSIGLDSSLSTEEFERPALDLVAVLDVSGSMSSAFDEYYYDRSGTRRRADTDDSTVDTKLEAATKSLCALTTQLDDDDRLGVVLYDNTAHAAKPLRLVGDTDMAAIRRHIRAITAHGGTDMNAGFEVARDLFDAADHGQADEAGRERRVVFMTDAMPNTGTTSTSGLVDGVDDAATDGVFTTFVGMGLDANADLIAELSAVRGANHCFVHSATEFERRLGEEFDCLVTPLAFDLSVDVDADGYEVAGVYGSPSARPDDGTALEVTTLFPSPTEDGESRGGVILVELEASDPDRDAAADAGEITLTASWVERDGTSDETTVTVTPRVAGHDDDAVCKAVALRRYSAELREWAKRVREGDNGDESGPIDDWRDLERARHNHHERGSVRLRVSDADAQRFERLREYLQAVRTVVDDPDLDQELEVVSELLDHGRADQEVPR; encoded by the coding sequence GTGTTCCTGCATCCAGAGCGCGAACACGTGCGGTACGACCTCAAGACCGGCGAGTCGTATCGGCTCAGCGATGCTCGCGTGTGTCAGATCGCCGACTGTGAGGAGTTCGGCGAGTGTCCCGCGTGCGGCGAGCCGCTGCGAGAGTGGCACGCAATTGACGACTACCCTCCGGTTCGGGCCGTCCTCGACGAGTTCGACACCGGAGAGACGGTGTACGTCGTCGACGCCGAGAGCCGAGTCACGACCGCGGACGAGGACGACGACCCGGACGGTGACCAACTCGTCGACGACTGGCGACCGTGGCAGACGACGCCCGAGCCGGCGGCGTACGTCTGTACCGACTGCGGTCGCGAGGCCGACCCGCGGTACCACGGGGGAGATGCTGGCGAGGGTGGTGAGCTGCTCAATATGAGCGCCCCGGCCGACCCGAGCGCGCCGGTCGCATCTACAAACAAGAGCATGGGGCTCGCGACCGGCGGCGCGACGGATGCGGGGAACTTCCGAGAGAACGTCCGTGAGGGGCACGTCCCACAGCCGGATGCGCTCACGTACGAGGGATTGGTTCACGACTACCGATTCCCCGCGCGCGGCGACACGGACGCGGAGGGTTTGTTCGTCCCGACCTGTACGCAGTCCGTGTCGTCGAATCCGCTGACTGGTGAGGTGGAGCGGTATCTCTCAATCGGACTGGACTCGTCGCTGTCGACGGAGGAGTTCGAGCGTCCCGCGCTCGACTTGGTCGCCGTGCTTGACGTCTCCGGTTCGATGTCGAGCGCGTTCGACGAGTACTACTACGACCGTTCGGGTACGCGCCGCCGCGCCGATACCGACGACAGTACGGTCGACACCAAACTGGAGGCGGCGACGAAGTCGCTGTGTGCGCTGACCACGCAACTCGACGACGATGACCGACTGGGTGTCGTGCTGTACGACAACACCGCACACGCCGCTAAGCCGCTCCGACTCGTCGGCGACACCGACATGGCGGCGATCCGCCGACACATCCGCGCGATCACCGCACACGGCGGTACCGACATGAACGCGGGCTTCGAGGTGGCCCGCGATCTGTTCGACGCCGCCGATCACGGGCAGGCCGACGAGGCGGGTCGAGAGCGTCGCGTCGTGTTCATGACCGACGCCATGCCGAACACAGGCACGACGTCGACTTCGGGGCTCGTCGACGGGGTCGACGACGCCGCAACCGACGGCGTGTTTACCACGTTCGTCGGGATGGGGCTGGACGCGAACGCCGACCTCATCGCGGAGTTGTCTGCGGTGCGGGGGGCGAACCACTGCTTCGTCCACTCCGCGACCGAGTTCGAGCGCCGACTCGGCGAGGAGTTCGACTGTCTCGTGACGCCGCTGGCGTTCGACCTCTCGGTCGACGTCGACGCTGACGGCTACGAGGTAGCCGGAGTGTACGGCTCGCCCTCCGCGCGACCTGATGACGGAACTGCGCTGGAGGTGACGACGCTGTTCCCCTCACCGACCGAAGACGGTGAATCACGCGGCGGCGTGATCCTCGTCGAACTCGAAGCGAGTGACCCCGACAGGGACGCCGCCGCAGATGCTGGCGAGATTACGCTCACGGCGTCGTGGGTCGAGCGGGACGGCACATCCGACGAGACCACGGTCACGGTCACGCCGCGAGTGGCAGGCCACGACGACGACGCGGTGTGTAAGGCGGTCGCACTGCGACGGTACTCCGCGGAACTCCGCGAGTGGGCCAAGCGTGTTCGCGAGGGGGACAACGGTGACGAGAGCGGTCCGATCGACGACTGGCGCGACCTCGAACGGGCGCGGCACAATCACCACGAGCGGGGGTCAGTCCGGCTTCGCGTGTCCGACGCCGACGCTCAGCGGTTCGAGCGGCTTCGGGAGTACCTCCAAGCCGTACGGACGGTCGTCGACGACCCTGATCTCGATCAAGAACTCGAGGTGGTGTCCGAGCTACTCGACCACGGGCGAGCAGACCAGGAGGTGCCCCGGTGA
- a CDS encoding MBL fold metallo-hydrolase, which produces MSTNSSGASGITESGEYPVSFGYQHANPGAGNESVLLRFGYPGGDGDACLLVDAGRNVDPSELLRPEDRLVGVCLTHAHFDHYRALSGTLDGDVPLFASPDTAAMIDDVLTVAATERGIQRSGAVEEAVVAIDGWTDVCPGVQVHPLPAGHAPGAAGFLVRFTDAEEAHDVVITGDFTLTDCAGYPGFDTGLATDIECLFLTAATDPNAGGTLTDALADTVEGALAGGRCLVTCGALTGVHVARLLAAVNSELGTDVPVRLVGQAAKLYETLGFEHDDVECVPVFDDPHSCLSPGTVTIAGPGVPNEESSGRLFRALEQDTAATVVQLVSSGGDPVTRGGCTTTGYAFSNHPTEDDLRTVVQSLEPAQTVITHQRGRTSRFNELPSCVRATGDGDSYTLYEAGTWVRPDWMTSVRKRDNAGGLRLGAFSDAFDDLPLPEIDRAAVPMLANEGVDVTVIEERIEAVDRDDTAPEQNDKRDDESTNDNPDTLPMSDAEPPSARDEHRLFETTATPEIDAEKPAEFSEELPEPTNLVTDRARRLLFDGSDSDTDEEVGADVEAPVAEGDNPGQQTTDEPAQLEEGGNDQDTLKGDDADEAVTKQSIEHEGGESVGDPTGSDSVVTIDGMTAALVRRHLADEESTKATAFVADEVEAFLASILAGDAPVESEPSVSVTVPDGLAPVLDDAVVAAGFADVDEAARDALTELLDGGETLAVPLGRLTSLVGTVAESDEYPFDTQRAVVETAVVRRLEETR; this is translated from the coding sequence GTGAGCACCAACTCGTCGGGTGCGAGCGGGATCACCGAGTCTGGAGAGTACCCTGTCTCCTTCGGCTACCAACACGCCAATCCCGGCGCGGGTAACGAGTCGGTCCTCCTACGGTTCGGCTACCCCGGCGGCGACGGCGACGCGTGCCTGCTCGTCGATGCAGGGCGGAATGTCGATCCCTCGGAGCTTCTTCGGCCCGAGGACCGGCTGGTGGGCGTCTGTCTGACCCACGCGCACTTCGATCACTACCGTGCGTTGTCGGGCACGCTCGACGGCGACGTTCCGCTGTTCGCTTCGCCAGACACGGCGGCGATGATCGACGACGTGCTGACCGTCGCAGCGACAGAGCGCGGCATCCAGCGATCCGGTGCGGTCGAGGAGGCGGTCGTCGCGATCGACGGTTGGACCGACGTGTGTCCGGGCGTTCAAGTCCACCCGCTACCGGCCGGGCACGCGCCAGGTGCAGCGGGGTTCCTGGTCCGGTTCACCGACGCCGAGGAGGCGCACGACGTCGTCATCACCGGGGACTTCACGCTCACCGACTGCGCGGGCTACCCCGGCTTTGACACGGGGTTGGCCACCGACATCGAGTGTCTGTTCCTCACCGCGGCGACCGACCCCAACGCCGGCGGGACGCTCACCGACGCCCTCGCGGACACCGTCGAAGGCGCGCTCGCGGGCGGTCGCTGTCTCGTTACCTGTGGCGCGCTCACCGGCGTGCACGTCGCCCGCCTGCTCGCCGCCGTGAACAGCGAACTCGGCACCGACGTACCCGTCCGACTCGTCGGCCAAGCGGCGAAACTGTACGAGACGCTCGGGTTCGAGCACGACGACGTGGAATGCGTCCCCGTGTTCGACGATCCGCACAGTTGTCTGAGTCCCGGAACCGTGACGATCGCCGGACCGGGCGTGCCGAACGAGGAGAGCAGCGGCCGACTGTTCCGGGCGCTCGAACAAGACACCGCGGCGACGGTCGTACAACTCGTCTCGAGTGGCGGGGACCCGGTGACACGCGGCGGCTGTACGACCACCGGCTACGCGTTCTCGAACCACCCGACGGAGGATGACCTCCGTACGGTCGTCCAGTCACTCGAGCCGGCACAGACGGTGATCACACACCAGCGCGGCCGAACAAGTCGGTTCAACGAACTTCCGTCGTGCGTGCGTGCCACCGGTGATGGGGACTCCTACACCCTCTACGAGGCCGGCACATGGGTCCGCCCCGATTGGATGACTTCCGTCCGCAAGCGAGACAACGCGGGCGGACTCCGCCTCGGAGCCTTCTCCGACGCGTTCGACGACCTCCCGCTGCCCGAAATCGACCGTGCAGCGGTGCCGATGTTGGCCAACGAAGGCGTCGACGTCACGGTCATCGAAGAACGGATCGAGGCGGTCGACCGCGACGACACCGCGCCTGAGCAGAACGACAAGCGCGACGATGAGAGCACGAACGACAACCCCGACACCCTACCCATGAGCGACGCCGAACCACCAAGCGCACGTGACGAGCACCGCCTCTTCGAGACGACAGCCACTCCAGAGATCGACGCCGAAAAGCCCGCCGAGTTCAGCGAGGAACTCCCCGAACCGACCAACCTCGTCACTGATCGAGCCCGGCGCCTGCTATTCGACGGCTCGGACTCGGATACTGACGAGGAAGTGGGAGCCGACGTTGAGGCACCGGTGGCAGAGGGCGACAACCCAGGCCAGCAGACGACCGACGAACCTGCGCAACTCGAGGAGGGAGGGAATGACCAGGACACGCTGAAGGGTGACGATGCTGATGAAGCGGTGACGAAACAGTCCATCGAGCACGAGGGAGGAGAGTCGGTGGGCGATCCTACTGGATCCGATTCAGTCGTCACCATAGACGGGATGACGGCCGCCCTCGTTCGTCGCCACCTTGCGGACGAGGAGTCAACTAAGGCGACGGCGTTCGTTGCCGACGAGGTCGAAGCGTTCCTCGCGTCGATCCTCGCTGGCGACGCGCCGGTTGAGTCGGAGCCGTCGGTCTCGGTAACGGTCCCCGACGGACTCGCTCCTGTGCTCGACGATGCCGTCGTTGCTGCGGGGTTCGCCGACGTCGACGAGGCCGCCCGCGACGCACTCACTGAGCTCCTCGACGGTGGAGAGACACTGGCCGTCCCGCTGGGTCGGCTCACCTCGCTGGTCGGGACGGTCGCGGAATCCGACGAGTACCCGTTCGACACCCAGCGTGCGGTCGTCGAGACGGCTGTCGTGCGTCGCTTGGAGGAGACGCGATGA
- a CDS encoding AAA family ATPase: protein MNPAADTATAILRKRFKGHREDAETAKREGRPHDAAVAYRDAADALQALASHQDVDREADVAQLREAANRIEAGRPLRSEPTVDPGGRSDGDRPTQQDPHSDDGADDEFRATAESFVSSTDAVWDDVGGLTEVVQTLKRSVALGAARDTPPALGDTKGVLLHGPPGTGKTLLAAAAAGSLGTTFFEVNTGNLLSKYFGESSKQISALFEVARELSPSIVFLDEVDALTTARGDDTDGAARRVLDSLLSELDGLESNDDSFVLPLASTNTPWDLDRAVRRRFEQRIYVPLPDRTAAEEIVRIHSTDGGVEFADESPARFLPTDAKADPQDTVSATIAAECVARGFSGHDIAVLCKEAIQATTFRANGDLATLVDAGNMEALRSLTVTTPPVPAADVRTAFTSVSASLSAAELDRFEEWHADYGTTL from the coding sequence ATGAACCCCGCCGCTGACACCGCCACCGCGATCCTGCGTAAGCGGTTCAAAGGCCATCGTGAGGACGCTGAGACCGCCAAGCGAGAGGGCCGACCGCACGACGCCGCTGTGGCCTACCGTGACGCAGCCGACGCCCTGCAGGCGCTGGCCAGCCACCAAGATGTCGACAGGGAGGCCGACGTCGCACAGCTCCGCGAAGCCGCGAATCGGATCGAAGCAGGCCGCCCACTCCGGTCCGAGCCCACGGTCGATCCCGGCGGTCGATCAGACGGAGACCGACCTACGCAACAGGATCCTCACAGCGACGACGGAGCAGATGACGAGTTCCGCGCGACAGCGGAGTCGTTCGTCTCTTCGACCGACGCAGTGTGGGACGACGTCGGCGGGCTCACCGAGGTCGTCCAGACGCTCAAGCGGTCGGTCGCACTCGGGGCGGCGCGTGACACGCCGCCCGCGCTCGGCGACACGAAGGGGGTTCTCCTGCACGGACCGCCGGGGACGGGTAAGACGCTCCTCGCCGCTGCAGCTGCGGGGTCGCTGGGGACGACCTTCTTCGAGGTGAACACGGGAAATCTCCTCTCGAAGTACTTCGGCGAATCATCCAAGCAGATCTCAGCGCTGTTCGAGGTCGCACGCGAACTCTCCCCCAGCATCGTCTTCTTGGATGAGGTCGACGCGCTCACGACGGCGCGGGGAGACGACACCGACGGTGCCGCCCGTCGAGTGCTCGATTCGCTGCTGTCGGAGCTGGACGGCCTGGAATCGAACGACGATTCGTTCGTGCTCCCTCTCGCATCGACGAACACACCGTGGGACCTCGACAGAGCTGTCCGTCGGCGGTTCGAACAGCGGATCTACGTTCCGCTCCCCGATCGAACTGCTGCCGAGGAGATCGTCCGTATCCATTCCACCGACGGCGGGGTCGAGTTCGCCGACGAGTCGCCGGCGAGGTTCCTCCCGACCGACGCGAAGGCGGACCCGCAAGACACCGTGTCGGCGACCATCGCCGCGGAGTGTGTCGCGCGGGGGTTCTCCGGCCACGACATCGCTGTGCTCTGCAAGGAGGCGATACAGGCGACGACGTTCCGGGCGAACGGCGACCTCGCGACACTGGTCGATGCGGGCAACATGGAGGCACTTCGTTCGCTGACGGTCACGACACCACCCGTCCCAGCAGCGGACGTTCGCACGGCCTTCACCTCGGTGTCGGCGTCGCTATCGGCGGCCGAACTGGACCGGTTCGAGGAGTGGCACGCCGACTACGGGACGACCCTTTAG